A region from the Rheinheimera mangrovi genome encodes:
- a CDS encoding sugar phosphate isomerase/epimerase family protein has translation MLFLKKKLTKTAQVLSLILASTAAGFSYADTAPVSATTPQLSVQLWSVKDAMQADFEGTLTKLAAMGFDGVEFAGFFGKYANDPAGLKAFLNTLGLKASGAHVPFEKLSPEQLDATVAFYKAIDCHYLIIPMDQRAFTVEGAKAVAADLAAVQEKLTPHGMHVGYHNHKPEMLGEMGKTPWDVIGKNTNSKVILQQDVGWTEVAGKDPVDFVKAYPGRTITTHYKASAPEPGNTEDPIIGKDTTDWKALITANKTIGGTQWLVVEQESYPQGMTPMQSVEASLKGLQAIIADMK, from the coding sequence ATGCTTTTTTTAAAGAAAAAACTGACAAAAACCGCACAGGTACTCAGCCTGATTTTAGCAAGCACTGCGGCAGGCTTCAGCTATGCCGATACAGCGCCAGTTTCTGCCACAACACCTCAATTGAGTGTGCAGTTATGGTCAGTCAAAGATGCGATGCAAGCCGACTTTGAAGGCACACTAACTAAACTCGCCGCTATGGGTTTTGATGGTGTTGAGTTTGCAGGCTTTTTTGGCAAATATGCCAATGACCCTGCTGGTTTAAAAGCTTTTTTAAACACACTTGGCTTAAAAGCTTCAGGCGCTCATGTGCCTTTTGAAAAGCTTAGCCCGGAGCAACTTGACGCCACAGTGGCTTTTTACAAAGCCATAGATTGCCATTATTTAATTATTCCAATGGATCAGCGTGCTTTTACCGTCGAAGGTGCCAAAGCTGTGGCCGCTGATTTAGCCGCAGTGCAGGAAAAACTGACGCCACATGGCATGCATGTCGGTTATCACAACCACAAACCTGAAATGCTCGGTGAAATGGGCAAAACCCCATGGGATGTAATTGGCAAAAACACCAATAGCAAAGTGATTTTGCAGCAAGATGTCGGCTGGACTGAAGTAGCAGGCAAAGATCCGGTGGATTTTGTCAAAGCTTATCCGGGCCGTACTATCACCACTCACTACAAAGCTTCGGCGCCAGAGCCAGGTAATACTGAAGATCCAATTATTGGCAAAGACACAACTGACTGGAAAGCCTTAATCACCGCCAATAAAACTATAGGTGGCACTCAATGGCTGGTGGTGGAACAGGAATCTTACCCTCAAGGTATGACACCGATGCAAAGTGTGGAAGCTTCACTGAAAGGCTTGCAGGCTATTATTGCGGATATGAAGTAA